ccaaagtacccctcatttaagccctttaaaaaggctgaaaattacatcatacgggttcggcgcgccgcgccgaaaggtggagcgccgctccaacctacaggtcagttttcagaaacttattttggccataactttttgaccatagctccgttttcgatgaatcaaatatcgttggaaacgtaataagatttccgctccaatggtaaggctttgaaacatcaacacaaacttcggcgttcgagcaagcaacacgtacacttcatacacacatcgtacaccataaatacattatgtacaataaatatttgggtcttacatctaACCCCACGTGGAATGTttattttcatacttgtgttcaaagcataaaagtatgatacgtatatgtttctcatcccataatttaaagagtaaaagttgttgaaaaggtgggactatgatctcaccgtagttccATGCCAatgtacttgtaattaaacgttgtgcaatgaatgTTGCTtaaccttgacctaaacaaataaattgtatcaattaccggttacgacacgaggtcgggtgaaatgtgttcaattagtcctatggctcgttacgactcgattaatatagcatgtgagtcaaattgtcaagtttcatgcaagatataagtataaaagcatgttagaacgattgcataagtgtttggttaagtttgactaaaagtcaaacttggtcaaagttaaagtcaacgaggtcgggtccGGTTTCTGACCATTACACATAAAAacgtaatcatatataagcatgttggcaaaatttcacGTTAAACGGAGTTGCTAGTAAGCGGGAACGAAATTGCAAAAATCAAAAAGTGGCTTTGATCAGGGGGAATCTCGCGATCGCGAGGGTCCAAGGCCAAAATGCTTCGCGATCGCGAAGTGGCCAGTTTCAGCAGCTATTTGCTGCATTTTGACTAGTGCACGAATTTATCTTCAATTAATCATAAAACATAAACTGTAAAcgtttagaacacgtatcttatatcgttggaaaggtaatttagcaaggaacacaactaaacatatttcatcaaataaaaacatcatttagaataaccgatttctcgtcaagtgatcattaaaagttcGTTATCAaaatttcaagttcataaaatgcataagatgattcgggaacttaatacacatatataatacgccgtttcgtaggtaattacgcatacaatactactaaacacttacaaacaacattgcaagacttttaatgcatcaaaaatcacattcaaagctactaaaccctaaccaagaatcacaaattcaataatcatgttaaggaagtttttctaagtcattcaacataccaaatcgaagctaatgatactagtaacacaattaacacatgaactttaacatataacatcatttaatcaACTAAAATCAAGGATttggcaaacccatttcaagtgttcatgctagttactcaaaataacgagatctagcatacaaattacatatacgacgtcacaatgagccatagacactaattaacaccatttcaagtctataaaacgaatttagagaaatctagagtttttagaaagttacccaaaagtgatgaagttagtatcaaaatgtagaggacgaagagaggattccaaatatgcaatcggatttgttgtaagcttcctagatgtGAAATAGAAGATGAATCTTTGTTGAAGATGAAAAAGATGCAAAAATGGAAGTATtatatgaaagaaaatggaaaagagaaaaagaaattaaatgaatggaggaggtgaagtggttgactagttgacctagtcacaacTTTGGCCATTTGACactattagtccctcaagtttaaaagcgggtgcgtgaatttaccgaacgaattattttgaacATGCGAGAGTAAACGGaaaatgttataatccaataacgggaatattaagaatgttagttaacgaaaggtacaaatttagataacgaaagatattataaaaaaaagacgggcgttaaaatgaataaacggaaaaagtcgggttgttacatgctGAGCGTTAGCAATCTTGACCTGTTTCTCATATTCGTCAGACATCTCATTAAATCGCTCAACATTGTCAACTGTCAGGCAAATAGCGTTGAAACAATTGTGAATCCGCTGTCTTTCAGCTTGAAAGAATGTGAGTTCGCGGTATTGTTGTTGTACATTTTGTGGTAAAAACTTGCATAGTTTGCGGTAGAGTTTGTTGGCTTGCTTCTCTTCTGTAGCCTCCTCCGCATCTTCTTCTTCGTGGTCTGATGCTTCGGCGTCAGAAGGAAGATTCAAATCTTTATTGCCGGGCTCTTCCAAAATATCTTCAGGGATATCTCCAGTAATGTTGTATAGCTGTTCCGGCTCCCCTGTAGAGTCTGAAAGCACAACTAACAGTGAATAAGAAATTAAAATAAGTTAGGAGATATGGAAATAATATTCGCAGAATATATGCGGTTGTATTGAATTTCGTTAACTTACTTGTTTCTTGCTCAGCAATAGAGTGAAGGCGTCCTTTGCGGGGAGTAGTTGCCCCCTCCGTCGTCGCTTTACGTTTTCCGCGGTCATCGCCTCCGGGAATCGAAAACGTATTGAGAATTGGTTCGTCAATAGGTATTATTTCGCTGACGCCCTCTTTTAAGCGGCGCGCAGGTCTAATCCCGTTAACATCCGCGGACCTCATCACCAGCTCAAGGTCAATCTCTGCAAAATGGTACCGCAAAAAAAGTTATACAACTATAGGAATAGTATATAATGCGTATTTGTGTAAAACAAAAAGTATAAGCAATATACTTTTGTTGGCTGTGTCGACCAAAAGAGCGTCACAATCGCCCCATAGCCAATACATAGATACTCCGCCAATGTAAAGCAGCACGTTGGAGTACACCCGCATAATCAAGCCCGCATTCTTGATTGATTTAAGAATATCTTGTTCAAGATCATCTGGGGTGATCTTGTCATTCACAGTGGCGTCCATCTCGGTACACCAAGTTTTGGGTATGTTACTATCGACATGGGCGGTATTATTGATAGAGAAAAATGAGTTGCGCCAATTCCCAATAGAATCCTTGGGAGAAGTCATCATGCCATGATGACCGCAGAATGAATACCACCCCTTGTCATAAGGTGTAAGGCTATTAAAAGTGCGAAAGGGGTTTAGTAATGGTTGCTTATTGAGAGTATTGCAATACATCGCAAAAAGCACAATCTTATCAATAGCGTTAGGGTGGAGTTATGCAACTGTAACCTCGTAGTATTCGCATACACTGCGAAAGAAGGGAGTAAGCGGCAGGCGTAAATTTCCATGTGATATGGCGGCCTCGTAGATGGTAATCATGCCCTTGGGAGGGGCATTAGCTCTATCCTCCGCTGATGGTGCGGTGGGCGAGAATTGTTCAAGGAGTGGATAATGTTCTTGTAGGGATTGGATTTTCGCCTCCGTCATATATGAAACGAAGGCGCTAGGTGTGTTGGTAAATGACGAAGATGCCATTTGTAATAGTGTAAATAGATTTGGTAACGGATTAACAAATAATGAAGGATGAATTGCTAAATCGAAAGTGTTGCGTATAAATTTGGGAAAAACAGTTTAATTGATTGAGAAATTGAAGATGAAAGCGCAAAGTTGTTTATGTGAGTCGATTGGCTATTTATAATTAAAATCTAGGCGAAGAAGTCGTAAACGCAATGATTAATTTTTAAcggctaaaattaccgcaacgtTACAATGGTAATTAAATAGCCGTTACAGCGTTTCTGATTTAACAGCTTCGCAAAGTTGCAGTTATTGTTACGCGTTGCCATTGAGAAATCATCGGTAATAATTTGGCGATGGAAATTATTAAAAAAGTTGTTGCAAATATTTTTTAAGTTGCATATCTTATTCTTTAGAGTTTATCACGATACATTTGCTTcgcgaaatgtatcataataaactggggggactatacatagcattgtatatgtatattttatttactaaAGGCTGAAAGTAGAAGTTACGTGAAGTATATTCAAAAGGCTcggaatattcgctgaaaataaagataGCGGGTCAGTTTTCGCTCTAATGAAAGACTGCGGGTCGCTTCGCTAagttttcgcggatagttaagcaatccgcagactgcggatattttgaatactataaatagagagctcggcctctcatttataggttgttgattctctatcATTTGCCTAGACCTTTatgattttcacttgtgactttgcccaaggaatttctacattgagttaaggtgaatcatgctaattaacaatcaagaccgggtcggggtggttgatcacttaattgaaaagtgaaagatgatcatcagggcccaaaataataatcaaacatcccatcctccatcttaatctcattgcactcaatccttaattaagtaacctCTTGATATAGGATTGATCAATTAGCGCCATCTGTGGGACATGTTTTAaaattaaactcgaatttttttGTTTTGTGCCGTCAAACAACTAATTGGcttgtttaatttcaatcgtgtatCGTTCTGATGATTTGTATGTATTCTCTTGGGCGTATCAGTTGATTTGATTATCGGCCATGGCGGCAAACACAAAGCAAGTAAGTGGTTCAGCGAATGCTGATGTGATGGCTGGTGAATCACAGAATGCCTTGCCGTTCAATTCGTAGACAAACGTTAATGCTACTACAAGTAAAACGGATTGAGAACCGTTCGATAAAACTTCTAATGATAACACCGCTAATAATGATTCGCAACTAGAGGTTGCTGCAGAAAAAATGGTTGCGCGCAGAAATCTGCAACAAAACCGCGATGAAACCATTGCTGAAGTTAAGCGGCTAAGGGTTTTGGCTGGAAAAGCGAATTTGAAAATAGACAAATTTGTTGGCAATGCTATTGAGCAAGCTAAAAAATACGCCAAGTTTGGTCGTGAACCTCGTATACCGCGAACTTAGTTATGGCCGTTGAATGATTCTGGATTACAGGTTGATCGCTTAGTTGTTGAAAATCACGATAGTGATAGCGATAAGGCAGAAGAACATGTCGTTTTAAATTCTGTCTATAATTCAAAGAATGCGAAAGCGCCAAGAGAAGAAagtgaattttctgatgattcagaTAGTGCGGAGGAATTTGTAAAAATTCCACATGTTAAGCGTAGGCGGTCACCAACACCCTATCCTCGCCATGGGGATGAGGGTGAAGCTTCTGATGCTATGCGCAGAGAAAATGCTCAAAATTTCTTAATGGATGCTTTTAAAAGCATTGCGCCTAAATCAATGCAACACAAGTTTGAGCAACCAAGTTTTTTACAAGATATGATAGCTAAATTTTGTGCGGAAAATACTGATATCCGCACAAAAAGGCGACTGAGATTACCACGGCTGCCGACAAGTTTGTCCAGCATATCTCTGATTATCCGATTATTACACCACCCATTGTGCCGGCAACATTGGGAGTTTACTCAGGATTAACTGATCCCCTCGATTTTTTGCAGCGGTTTGACGGGGTGGTAAGCACCTATATTTGGGACGAGCCCGTTGCGTGTAGGGTATTTCCTATGGTTTTACAAGGGTCAGTAAGGGAATGGTTCCATAGCTTGCAAGCTCACAGTATTATCGGTTTCATTGATCTTCGCGATAAATTTTTACTGCAGTTTCAAAATCTTTTGCCGCAGAAGAAGACGCATATAGAATGTCATGATATCAAACAAGGCAACAAGGAAACTTTAAGCGCATTGCTTACACGATACATTTATGAGTGCCAAAAGATACCTAGTTTGAATGAAGATAAAAAAAATCTCtggatttttgcatgctattaatccgcaGCGACATTCAAGGCTTGTGCGTTGACTGCGAAGAGATGTTCTGCCAACTTTTGCTAAGGTGCAACAAGAAACGTATGATTATCTCAGAGGTGGAGAGGATAGTACTATAACCCCTGCATGTGGGTGGGACAAGGATAAAAGTTGGCGGGATGATAATGATTCTTTTCGTGATGGAAATGGCGATAGTTATCGCGGTTCAGGATATCCACGGCGAAATGGCGGCGGTGGTTAACCGCGCAATGATAGACATCAAGGTCAAAATGATAATCACGGATATGGCCGTCGggatcgctattctacgcgaaaaTGGAACAACGAGTCTTTTAATATCATTCAGATGTTAACAAAAACACCCAAAGAAATTCTTTTGCAAGAAAGGGTTGCGAGATCTTTTCCTGATCCTCAACCTTTAGCGGAGAATAGTAGGCGAGACAAATCTAAGTTTTGCATTTTCcatgatgattacggtcatgatACCAATCGCTGTAGAGATTTGGCAGAGCTGATCGCGGAAGCATATGAGCAGGGCAAGCTAGAACATTTAATAGCGCAATGTGCTACAAGTACTGCGAATGCAATTATCTTTCCTGCAGATTCTAATGCTCCGCAAGTGCCAAATGCTGCTGATCGAAAAGCTCTCACGGTGAAGAGTCTTGGAGTAAAAATGGTAACTAAGAAAGAGAATTTGCGCAGAATTCAGGTCATTAATGTGGTAGAGGTGCAAGGCGAAATGTCAGTATTCCAAATATCTGCACATATCGCGAACTGGCAATGTCCTTCTATTACTTTTTCTCCTGCAAGTCTGACCGCGGATATTGATAAGCCAGTGGTGGTTTCATGCCACATTGTGAATactggtattgtgattatgaaggtacatgttgacactggtagcagtgtagatgTAATGTATGAGCAGTGTTTTAGCAAGTAACCTGCAAACATtaaagctttgatgaaacctactgcggtttcgctCTCGGGATTTTCAGGAGAGTCAACTTGGCCTATTGGTCAGTTGGAATTGCAAGTTGAGTTAGTAGATGACTGTGATGAAtcgctaaggcgccaagctttGTTGAATCTTTATATAATGCGAAATCAGTCGCGGTTCAATATGATTCTTGGGCGCACTGCTTTGCGTATGTTTGGCACAATACCATCCACACTGCATGGAATAGTTAAGTTTTCTGCCAATAAGGGTATTGGCACGCTAACTTCTGTGGTGGTTGAGCCATTTTGTGCGATGATTGTGGCGCGAGAAGGTGTCGGTGTTGAGGGGCATGCAGTTCACCCTAAATAATGCACGCATTTGTAATACAAGAGTGTCGATAGAATGCTTAATCACGTTTGTTCATGATCAATATGATACTTTCATTTTTTAAGTTGTTAATGTAGAAAAATAATGAATAAGACAAAATTAGTTTCGGTGTTAGTGATTGTTTCTATACAAAgcaaaaacactgcgtgtggctACGCGTAGTGATTATTTTGCAAGATACAATTGCTTAAGTTTCAAAACACTGGATTAATGTTTGTGCAAATGCGACTAAGTATTCACAGATATTTTAAAGCATATGGCATTATTTTGCTAAGTAATGATGCAGTTTGCTTATGCTATATTAATGCGGATATATATTGCGAAATAATGATTTTAAAACCAAGTGATGacattgcccacttgtgttaaatacatgttgcgaaaggataaaatttcctaagtatttgatcttgccataCTTAGATGTTTCGCAATGCTAATAAATTACCTAAGGATCattttgtcggacttagaagattcataatatataaaagattgtt
This genomic window from Rutidosis leptorrhynchoides isolate AG116_Rl617_1_P2 chromosome 2, CSIRO_AGI_Rlap_v1, whole genome shotgun sequence contains:
- the LOC139888635 gene encoding uncharacterized protein — protein: MLTKTPKEILLQERVARSFPDPQPLAENSRRDKSKFCIFHDDYGHDTNRCRDLAELIAEAYEQGKLEHLIAQCATSTANAIIFPADSNAPQVPNAADRKALTVKSLGVKMVTKKENLRRIQVINVVEVQGEMSVFQISAHIANWQCPSITFSPASLTADIDKPVVVSCHIVNTALMKPTAVSLSGFSGESTWPIGQLELQVELVDDCDESLRRQALLNLYIMRNQSRFNMILGRTALRMFGTIPSTLHGIVKFSANKGIGTLTSVVVEPFCAMIVAREGVGVEGHAVHPK